The proteins below come from a single Roseiflexus sp. RS-1 genomic window:
- a CDS encoding methyltransferase domain-containing protein, with protein MPSTRHIYIAQTQPGFEAIAATEIAQRLDGAHILDVRPVADKNGMVRFAYTGDPRDPLTLRTVEDIFVAAAETRDLAPGFAALRQLEHLATTAPGIERAIRLVRLVDPRRGGEGRIHYRVVARQVGRAPYRRVDAQIAVERGIAARPDHRWRLSADGGIEIWLTQWPGEALLMVRLSDERMRHRTYKVEHLPASLRPAAAAALAWLTSPRDDDVFLDPMCGAGTILIERAHLGRYRALIGGDSDPDAVATARANIGSRYQPISIHEWDARQLPLDAGSVTALAVNLPFGAQVGSVEENRDLYPAFLREAVRVLRPGARFVALSGDVRTLGDALRRNNRLVRRETYPVIILGRRAVVVVAERV; from the coding sequence ATGCCCTCCACCCGTCACATCTACATCGCCCAAACGCAACCCGGCTTCGAGGCAATTGCTGCGACCGAGATTGCACAACGTCTCGATGGCGCTCACATCCTCGATGTGCGCCCGGTCGCCGATAAGAACGGCATGGTACGGTTCGCATACACCGGTGATCCGCGTGATCCGCTGACGCTGCGGACAGTTGAGGACATCTTTGTGGCAGCAGCGGAGACGCGCGATCTGGCGCCGGGATTCGCAGCGTTGCGCCAGCTTGAGCATCTGGCGACGACGGCGCCCGGCATCGAGCGCGCCATCCGCCTGGTGCGTCTGGTCGATCCGCGGCGCGGCGGCGAAGGACGGATCCACTACCGCGTGGTTGCGCGGCAGGTCGGGCGCGCGCCCTACCGTCGCGTCGATGCGCAGATCGCCGTTGAACGCGGGATCGCAGCGCGCCCGGATCATCGCTGGCGGCTCAGCGCCGACGGCGGGATTGAAATCTGGCTGACGCAATGGCCCGGCGAAGCGCTGCTGATGGTGCGCCTGAGCGATGAGCGGATGCGCCACCGCACCTACAAAGTGGAACATCTCCCCGCGTCCCTGCGCCCGGCGGCTGCGGCTGCGCTGGCATGGCTCACGTCGCCGCGTGACGATGATGTGTTTCTCGACCCGATGTGCGGTGCGGGCACGATTCTGATCGAGCGGGCGCACCTGGGGCGCTATCGCGCCTTGATCGGCGGCGACAGCGATCCTGACGCAGTCGCCACGGCGCGGGCAAACATCGGGTCGCGCTATCAACCGATCTCCATTCACGAATGGGATGCGCGGCAGTTGCCGCTCGACGCCGGATCGGTGACGGCGCTGGCGGTCAATCTGCCGTTTGGCGCGCAGGTGGGATCGGTCGAAGAGAACCGCGACCTCTACCCGGCATTTCTGCGCGAAGCGGTACGGGTGCTGCGCCCCGGCGCCCGCTTTGTTGCGCTGAGCGGTGATGTGCGCACGTTAGGCGACGCGCTGCGCCGGAACAACCGCCTCGTGCGGCGCGAAACCTACCCGGTGATCATCCTGGGGCGCCGGGCGGTGGTGGTGGTGGCGGAACGGGTGTAG